The genomic interval ATCTATAATAAGttaatgaattttcaattttttatctaataaatctcaaataaatttaaaattaattattctattaaatgtaaatttaatcatatactTAATAGAacataaactttaaattttgactCTAGCACAtccttgaatttttttaaagaaaaaattgaaggttcaagaactaaatttataataaatttacaaGTTTGTGAATCAAATAAATACCAACAAATATTAAGCTCCAATCACCAAGACATGCCCACTCAtgctttttcttttccctttgtATTCTAAATTAatcataagaaaaataaatttatcaattgaaaTTATCTTAGTGTTTCTTAATCGCTATTGGAATTGATTATAGTAgtgtttcaaaatttataccACTCAAATAATATCGATTCATATATACGATctcaaaaggaaaagaaattgaCGGCCAAAATTCTGGCATGATTCATACAATTACTATttgctattattattttttgaggAAGCATAATTCATACAATTAAAACAATATTGATTTGGGGTCAATAAATTACCATGCGTTTTGATTAGTTATACGATTTTaaatgatatattgatttttttagtttgacTTAGCTTTGGGCAATCAAAGGGATCTTAGTTcacgttttaaaaaatatatttatatattttacttttttgataatatttttgaaaagactcaaaataaaatctaaaccGAGAAGGACCAACAAGTtacttttcactttttttttcccaaattaGGTGTAAAAAATGAGGGACTGGGTTTTGATcttgaaatttagaaatataaaaagatccgttttaaaaaaaaaacgataaaTCCATATTTTAAGCCAaccattataaaaaatataaaataaaatttcaagaaatatCTAGGTACAGATCTGATTTACACCGAATTAAAAAAAGATTCAAAATACCCATCAAGaaaaaaaagtcaacaattaCAAATCTCTTAACCAAAAGAAACAATAATTACAAAATCTGACAAGATAAAAAAGATGCTCAACTTTTTAACGCAAAGCAAGAACAATAAAACGTAAATAACACAATAATAATAACCAAAGAATCCAACAATCCAGAACGTGGGCCTATAAAAACAGGCCCATGTGAGATTACAAAAGCCCAGGCCTACAATATTCCACGCACCAaagaaacaacaaaacaaaattaccCAAATAGCGAATATTCCAAAATCATTTCTTCAGATTCCACAACTACCAAGACGTGGCCGACCCATGTAGGGCCCAGTAAAAAAGCCTGCATAAATATCTAACACTTTCCAACGAAAATATCTACCGCCAAGATATTTTTTGTCCAGCAGTCAATTGGATCAGAACGAAACAAGAACCAAACATTTTTCTTCGAAACAAGGAAAacatttaatatcattatcttcACCTTAGAAAAGAATCTTGACCATGGCGTAACAAGCAATAATTGAGAAtcgaagaaagaagaaaattctttgtgAGAACGAAGAACTGTACTTCATTttcttatgtaattttttttcttcttgatcgTAACATAGATCGATAATGAGGAACACGAAACCCATCGGTAATCGGTCAAAAAAGAGAGCACCCAAACGGAACAACAGAGCCACAAAATCAAAAACGAACTGCTAAGATTTTTTCATCACACTAATACTTCGAAACCAAAagttaaaaatcataaaattcagTCTAATTTCTCCATCCTCCTTCAGATCCGCCGCCTCCTCCTCCCCTGGAGTAACGGGAACCACCATCACCGCCACCTCCACCGTAGCTGCGGTCACGTCCGCCTCCGTAACCACCTCCTCCATATCCACCTCCACCGTAACCACCGCTTCCACGGTTGTATCCACCTCCACCTCCTCCTTCACGACGTCCACCGTATCCAcctccaccaccaccaccacggTTGTAACCACCACCGCCGCCTCCTCCACCTCTTTGCTGCGCCTCGTTGACGGTAATACTCCGACCGTCAAGATTCTGGCCGTTCATCGCCTCGATAGCACTTCTCATCGCCTCCTCCTCAGCAAACGTCACGAATCCAAATCCTCTCGACCTTCCGGTTTCACGATCGTTAACGATCTGAAGAAGAATCAACAAGAAAAAACACAGATCAGCCACAGAACAACACAAATTGACACAGTCACAAcaatgaacaaaaattaaaaaattaaaaattaaaaattaaaaataaaaccgATCGTTCTTCGTCTCTGTAAAAAAGATGAAGGTGAACGTACCGATTGAAAGGAGAGTAATAAAAGTAACAGAGATAGCAAGAGAGTAGTAGAAGTTAAAGTAACACAAAACACAGATGAGAGTCACAGAGTCACAGATCAGATTAGCCGATTCGGAACAAATCCAGATCTCGACGACAAACGGACCTTGGCTTCAACGATATCACCAAATGGAGAGAAAGCTTTCTCTAAGGCAATATTATCAGTGGCCCAAGCAAGGCCACCCACAAAGCAACGGAACTCAACAGAAGAGGAAGCCATTGAAACGGAACCGAAAAAAAGAACCCTAACACTAAAAAGGAGAGGAAGAGATTTTAGAGAGAGAGGCGGATCGACACAAATCCAAGCCTCCAAAGAAGAGCACAATGAAATGGGAAGAAGTTTAGGGTTTGTTATATAGAGAGGAGATTTAACTAGGGTTAGTTTTAGGGTTTGCTGGAAATTGAAACCAACGCGGTTCTTTTGCAATCAGGGTTAACCTAAAAGGCGGTGTGATTGTTACCTTGTTTGGATGCACCCCATATCCTATCCTTCGGTTGGTTAAGTGTATGCCTGCCCCTTTCTTCGGTTTAAGATATTTTCCAACCTAGAAaaatatctact from Benincasa hispida cultivar B227 chromosome 10, ASM972705v1, whole genome shotgun sequence carries:
- the LOC120088197 gene encoding glycine-rich RNA-binding protein-like, coding for MASSSVEFRCFVGGLAWATDNIALEKAFSPFGDIVEAKIVNDRETGRSRGFGFVTFAEEEAMRSAIEAMNGQNLDGRSITVNEAQQRGGGGGGGGYNRGGGGGGGYGGRREGGGGGGYNRGSGGYGGGGYGGGGYGGGRDRSYGGGGGDGGSRYSRGGGGGGSEGGWRN